Proteins encoded in a region of the Isosphaeraceae bacterium EP7 genome:
- a CDS encoding 2-dehydro-3-deoxygalactonokinase: MIRETDLAGPWAVAIDGGTTNTRARLFRGSSLVATASQPVGARDSVFTGGVGSLAAAVGLAIRDVLGQGGIDPTAGPRPPVVAAGMLTADIGLFAVPHVPASAGLDELAAASVSRTLPDVYPDPILFIPGVRTPAGSGEGGWMLADLMRGEECETLGALLAEPLAPLPTAFLWPGSHTKLVEVDAKGRIARSHTTMAGEMLEALSRHTILAASLPGSLPDEPDPDALRLGSRTVAEVGLGRAAFLVRIAAVTGALDVAQRSAFWLGALLGQDAGHLAAHPIAAEAPTLLVGGRQPLRRWYAELLDGLLPGRVRTLDDRVTRDASALAALEIARRHRGGL, from the coding sequence ATGATCCGCGAGACCGATCTGGCAGGTCCCTGGGCCGTGGCGATCGACGGCGGGACCACCAACACGCGTGCCAGGCTCTTCCGGGGCAGTTCCCTGGTCGCCACGGCAAGCCAGCCCGTCGGGGCACGCGACTCGGTCTTCACAGGCGGGGTTGGATCGCTGGCCGCCGCGGTGGGCCTGGCCATCCGCGACGTGCTCGGGCAAGGCGGGATCGACCCGACGGCCGGGCCGAGGCCCCCGGTCGTCGCGGCCGGGATGCTCACCGCGGACATTGGCCTGTTTGCCGTCCCCCACGTGCCGGCCTCCGCGGGACTGGACGAGTTGGCCGCGGCCTCGGTGAGCCGGACCCTGCCCGACGTCTATCCGGACCCGATCCTGTTCATCCCGGGGGTCCGGACCCCGGCCGGCTCGGGGGAAGGCGGCTGGATGCTTGCCGATTTGATGCGCGGCGAGGAATGCGAGACCCTGGGCGCCCTGCTCGCCGAGCCGCTCGCGCCCTTGCCCACGGCGTTCCTCTGGCCCGGCTCGCACACGAAGCTGGTCGAGGTCGACGCCAAGGGGCGGATCGCCCGCAGCCACACGACGATGGCCGGAGAGATGCTCGAGGCCCTCTCCAGGCACACGATCCTCGCGGCCAGCCTGCCCGGGAGCCTGCCCGACGAGCCCGACCCCGACGCCTTGCGGCTGGGGTCGCGTACCGTGGCCGAGGTTGGCCTGGGGCGTGCGGCGTTCCTCGTTCGGATCGCCGCCGTGACGGGCGCCCTCGACGTCGCGCAACGATCCGCGTTCTGGCTGGGGGCGTTGCTGGGCCAGGATGCTGGCCACCTCGCCGCCCATCCGATCGCCGCGGAGGCACCCACACTGCTCGTCGGGGGCCGTCAACCGCTGCGCCGCTGGTACGCCGAGCTGCTCGACGGCCTGCTCCCGGGCCGCGTCAGGACCCTCGACGATCGCGTCACGCGAGATGCGTCGGCCCTCGCGGCGCTGGAGATCGCCCGCCGTCATCGCGGCGGGCTCTGA
- a CDS encoding sigma 54-interacting transcriptional regulator, producing MASSRALAARLDALWQQSTGPLFALNSDRRLLYVNRAWEALTGYDADQVQGLLCRAMGPTRPGDLLGLGGSFCPPPEAIQGQPSSTLTLIVAADGERHWRRIEFWPLRGDDGGVAGILGLVREPEAFPLAAESETSRLRVELMHARERLQARQAPEALIGVGHAHRRLLDQVSTAAATTVPALIVGETGTGKRAVAWAIHSQGAGRQAPMVPFDCQALPHDVLGREFMGLVGLEHAREGPRPRSVIVPGSTVVVGDVLDLPTDLQADLARAATGRGRLIATTRGDPDKALSAGGLLPELFYAITGLVLRLPPLRERVDEIPMLAQHFLERANQQGDRQRDGFSRAALDALVGYDWPGNLRELGRVVESAHGRGDGDLVGALDLPASIRGHLGSPYMPPAPAARIEPLDELLMRVERRLIEQALARARQNKSKAADLLGISRPRLYRRIKELDIPDVPEPPESP from the coding sequence ATGGCGTCTTCCCGCGCGCTGGCGGCTCGTCTCGATGCGCTCTGGCAGCAGAGCACGGGCCCCCTCTTCGCCCTCAATTCCGACCGCCGACTGCTCTACGTCAACCGGGCCTGGGAGGCCTTGACCGGCTACGACGCCGACCAGGTTCAAGGACTCCTCTGCCGGGCCATGGGGCCGACCAGGCCGGGCGACCTGCTGGGTCTCGGGGGGAGCTTCTGCCCCCCGCCGGAAGCGATCCAGGGGCAGCCCAGCAGCACCCTGACCCTCATCGTGGCCGCCGACGGCGAGCGTCACTGGAGGCGGATCGAGTTCTGGCCCCTCCGCGGCGACGACGGGGGAGTCGCCGGCATCCTGGGCCTGGTCCGCGAGCCCGAGGCCTTCCCTCTGGCCGCCGAGAGCGAGACCAGTCGCCTCCGGGTCGAGTTGATGCATGCCAGAGAACGGTTGCAGGCGAGGCAGGCCCCCGAGGCGCTGATCGGCGTGGGGCACGCCCACCGGAGGCTGCTCGACCAGGTCTCGACCGCCGCCGCGACGACAGTCCCCGCGCTCATCGTCGGCGAGACGGGGACCGGCAAGCGTGCCGTCGCCTGGGCGATCCACTCGCAGGGGGCGGGGCGTCAGGCGCCGATGGTCCCGTTCGACTGCCAGGCCCTGCCTCACGACGTCCTCGGCCGCGAGTTCATGGGCCTCGTCGGCCTCGAACACGCGAGAGAAGGGCCCCGCCCCAGGTCGGTGATCGTGCCCGGATCGACCGTCGTCGTCGGCGACGTGCTCGACCTTCCGACCGACCTCCAGGCCGATCTCGCCCGCGCGGCCACCGGCCGAGGCCGCCTGATTGCGACGACCCGTGGAGACCCCGACAAGGCACTGAGCGCCGGCGGGCTTCTGCCCGAGCTTTTTTACGCCATCACGGGCCTCGTCCTGAGGCTCCCGCCGCTCCGCGAACGCGTCGACGAGATCCCGATGCTGGCCCAGCACTTCCTGGAGCGGGCGAACCAGCAGGGGGACCGCCAGCGCGACGGTTTCAGCCGTGCGGCGCTCGATGCGCTGGTCGGCTATGACTGGCCGGGCAACTTGCGCGAGCTGGGCCGCGTGGTCGAGTCGGCACACGGCCGGGGAGATGGCGATCTCGTCGGGGCCCTAGATCTCCCGGCCTCGATCCGAGGCCATCTCGGCTCCCCTTACATGCCCCCCGCCCCGGCCGCGAGGATCGAGCCGCTCGATGAACTCCTGATGCGGGTCGAACGCCGCCTGATCGAGCAGGCACTCGCGCGGGCCCGGCAGAACAAGTCGAAGGCGGCCGACTTACTGGGCATCTCGCGACCGAGGCTGTACCGGCGGATCAAGGAGTTAGACATTCCAGACGTGCCCGAGCCACCGGAGTCCCCTTGA
- a CDS encoding STAS domain-containing protein codes for MFQTQKALYEWSLVGDVAVVRPLLREITEPSVATELGVQLKALLDSGQGRIAVDLGPVKYMSSTAFGMLANLARRVTAAGGTLKVFAMDPMVRVGADIIRLGELIPIYQTEDDALSTF; via the coding sequence ATGTTCCAGACGCAGAAGGCCTTGTACGAATGGTCCCTGGTGGGCGACGTCGCGGTGGTGCGACCCCTCCTCCGCGAGATCACCGAGCCGAGCGTGGCCACCGAGCTGGGCGTCCAGCTGAAGGCACTCCTCGATTCCGGGCAGGGTCGGATCGCGGTCGACCTCGGACCTGTCAAGTACATGTCGAGCACGGCCTTCGGCATGCTGGCCAACCTGGCCCGCCGGGTTACCGCGGCCGGCGGCACGCTGAAGGTTTTCGCGATGGACCCCATGGTCCGCGTCGGCGCCGACATCATCCGCCTGGGCGAGTTGATCCCGATCTATCAGACCGAGGACGACGCGCTCTCGACGTTCTGA
- a CDS encoding RluA family pseudouridine synthase, which translates to MASRELSDTPEEFVVKPRMGGKRIDAYLASRFNDFSRSVIQKIIEAGAVELNGLPAKASAKVRAGDVIRAWLPEMNEASHAPEDIPIGVIYEDDVMTVVDKPPGLVTHPAKGNWSGTLVNALQFHFDTLSTVAGENRPGIVHRLDRDTSGLLIVAKEDQAHRNLSMQFEQRLVRKEYLAIVNGVPDRDRDYVERMIGPHPAIREKMAIRTPEDGGKPASTFYEVAERFRGYALVRCKPTTGRTHQIRVHLTHIGHPIIADKAYSGRARLTLGDLTGDDSAEGEAVLMGRQALHAHTLQFAHPKTGASMNLTSQIPSDMAQTLEALRRFRPVVPTR; encoded by the coding sequence ATGGCCTCCCGCGAGTTGTCGGACACCCCCGAGGAGTTCGTCGTCAAGCCGAGGATGGGGGGCAAGCGGATCGATGCCTACCTGGCCAGCCGGTTCAACGACTTCTCCCGCAGCGTGATCCAGAAGATCATCGAGGCGGGTGCCGTTGAACTGAACGGCCTGCCGGCCAAGGCCTCGGCCAAGGTCCGTGCCGGCGACGTCATCCGCGCCTGGCTGCCCGAGATGAACGAGGCGTCGCACGCCCCCGAGGATATCCCCATCGGCGTCATCTACGAGGATGACGTGATGACCGTCGTCGACAAGCCGCCCGGGCTCGTCACGCATCCGGCCAAGGGCAACTGGAGCGGCACTCTCGTCAACGCGCTCCAGTTCCACTTCGATACCCTGTCGACGGTGGCCGGCGAGAATCGCCCAGGCATCGTCCACCGCCTCGACCGCGACACCTCGGGCCTGCTCATCGTGGCTAAAGAAGACCAGGCGCATCGCAACCTCTCGATGCAATTCGAACAGCGGTTGGTGCGCAAAGAGTACCTGGCCATTGTGAACGGCGTGCCCGACCGCGATCGAGACTACGTCGAGCGGATGATCGGCCCGCACCCGGCCATCCGCGAGAAGATGGCGATCCGTACGCCCGAAGACGGCGGAAAGCCGGCGTCGACCTTCTATGAGGTGGCCGAGCGGTTCCGCGGCTACGCGCTGGTGCGTTGCAAGCCGACGACGGGTCGGACTCACCAGATCCGGGTCCACCTGACGCACATCGGCCACCCGATCATCGCCGACAAGGCGTATTCGGGTCGCGCCCGCCTTACGCTGGGCGACCTGACAGGCGACGACTCGGCCGAGGGGGAGGCGGTCCTGATGGGCCGCCAGGCCCTGCATGCACATACGCTCCAATTCGCCCATCCCAAGACAGGCGCGTCGATGAACCTGACGAGCCAGATCCCGTCGGACATGGCTCAGACGCTCGAAGCACTCCGACGCTTCAGGCCGGTGGTGCCGACTCGCTGA